In Candidatus Methylomirabilota bacterium, the genomic window CTGGCGGCCACCGTCCCCCCCGTGTCGGAGGCCGCGACGGAGTCGGAGCTCCAGTCGGCGGTCTTCCGCGCCAAGCCGGCCGTCGTCATGATCATGGTGCGCATCGGCGCCACGGCGACGGTGCGCTGCAGCGACGGATCGACCGCCGTCATCCAGCCCGGATCGATCGGCGAGCTCGGGAGCGGCTCCATCATCCACCCCGACGGCTGGATCGTGACGAATGGCCACGTGATCCAGCCCTACCAGGAGGGCGCCGACGGCGCCTTTGCCGCCGAGCTGCTCGAGAAAGCCGTGGCTGCGGCCTGCGCCGCCGAGCTGGACGGCCTGCCCGCCGCCGCGCAGACCCAGCGCATCCGCGCCCTCGCCGCGAGCCCCGAGAACCGTGCCGGCCTCGCCCTCGAGCGGACGCTCCAGGTCCACCTGTCCAATGGCAAGTCCTACCCGGCCGCGGTGAAGTTCTACAGCCCGCCCGCCTACGTGATCGTCGCCACCACCACGGATGCCTCCGGCAACCCCCGCAAGGAGCACGGCCGCGACGTGGCCATCCTGAAGATCGAGGACAAGGAGCTGCCCGTGGTTCGCCTGGCCAAGCACAGCACGGACCTGCACCTGGGCCAGGCCCTCTTCGTCATCG contains:
- a CDS encoding S1C family serine protease, producing MPGREPQGPVVASKHPASEGRGTISTTARALVIGVLACLLAATVPPVSEAATESELQSAVFRAKPAVVMIMVRIGATATVRCSDGSTAVIQPGSIGELGSGSIIHPDGWIVTNGHVIQPYQEGADGAFAAELLEKAVAAACAAELDGLPAAAQTQRIRALAASPENRAGLALERTLQVHLSNGKSYPAAVKFYSPPAYVIVATTTDASGNPRKEHGRDVAILKIEDKELPVVRLAKHSTDLHLGQALFVIGFPGVVASHELLSRATQYEPSITTGRISGFKQDIGGQRVLQTDAAIIQGNSGGPVFDDRGQVIGAATFTSLQGEQVVQGFNFLIPVETVQEAAGKAGVTPKGDSMFTRLWNHGVDLYIRDLHYRAYRNMSAANRIHPGFPDVERVR